One segment of Nostoc piscinale CENA21 DNA contains the following:
- a CDS encoding FAD-binding oxidoreductase, producing the protein MLKLRIIDPQKPNELKELDLNLDTMLNHECLIGRYPNCNVVLDSAEVSRMHGKISLKDGNYYYTDLASRAGSRLNADQIQINQDYPLKTGDMMQIGRFFLMVISLVTSNEPTMIDLNINVNTNVVTTSNGQAVQQEIAIASVAPTPTPEPLPTPALPIKDPQEYMPLATVDHSQIERWMKGDLTVKCIQVIDETHDVKTFRFVADPPMLFTYKPGQFITLDLEINGEQVLRSYSISSTPSRPHTLEITVKRVPAPAEAGTDVPPGLVSNWLHDNVKAGSVLKVNGPTGKFTCFANPAPKLLLISAGSGITPMMSMSRWVYDTASDVDIVFFHCARSPRDIIYRQELDWLAANHPKFNLAISITRREPGQSWMSFTGRLDAAMLKLIAPDYKERTVYVCGPNPFMESVNDLLESIDFPMQNYYEESFGPPRKKVKKTPATAPAPVEVAASPGAKGLREMLGKISTEAAPVQDLGARVATTPVAASVPVSPAPASSSKTLIVFSKSGKEVACDGEETILDMADQEGVKIRSSCRSGVCGTCKKRKLEGDVKMEGYDPEALEESEIKEGYVLTCVAYPVGKVVIDA; encoded by the coding sequence ATGCTTAAACTCAGAATCATTGATCCCCAGAAACCCAACGAACTCAAGGAACTAGACCTCAACTTAGATACCATGCTCAATCATGAGTGTCTAATTGGTCGCTATCCCAACTGTAATGTAGTGTTGGATAGTGCCGAAGTTAGTCGGATGCACGGCAAAATTTCTCTAAAAGATGGTAATTATTATTACACTGATTTAGCCAGTCGGGCTGGTTCGCGGTTGAATGCTGACCAGATCCAAATCAATCAAGATTATCCTCTGAAAACGGGAGATATGATGCAGATTGGTCGGTTCTTTTTGATGGTAATTAGCCTAGTAACCAGCAATGAACCGACCATGATTGATTTAAATATTAACGTTAATACTAACGTTGTTACTACAAGCAATGGTCAGGCTGTACAACAAGAAATAGCGATCGCATCTGTAGCACCAACACCAACCCCAGAACCCTTACCAACTCCTGCTCTCCCCATCAAAGACCCGCAGGAGTATATGCCCTTAGCCACGGTAGATCACAGCCAAATTGAGCGATGGATGAAAGGCGATTTAACCGTCAAATGTATCCAAGTCATCGATGAAACCCACGATGTCAAAACCTTTCGTTTCGTGGCTGACCCACCAATGCTCTTTACTTATAAACCGGGTCAGTTTATCACCCTCGACCTAGAAATTAACGGCGAACAGGTATTGCGTTCCTATTCCATCTCATCTACACCTTCTCGTCCCCATACCCTAGAAATTACAGTTAAGCGTGTGCCTGCGCCAGCAGAGGCCGGGACAGATGTCCCCCCTGGTTTAGTTTCCAATTGGTTGCATGACAACGTTAAAGCAGGTAGCGTCCTGAAAGTGAATGGCCCAACAGGTAAATTTACTTGCTTTGCCAACCCTGCACCAAAACTGTTGCTGATTTCTGCTGGTAGTGGGATCACGCCCATGATGTCTATGTCACGCTGGGTGTATGACACCGCCTCTGATGTGGATATCGTCTTTTTCCACTGCGCTCGTAGCCCCAGAGATATCATTTACCGCCAAGAACTTGACTGGTTAGCCGCCAACCATCCCAAATTCAATCTAGCAATTAGCATTACCCGTCGAGAACCTGGTCAAAGTTGGATGAGTTTCACCGGCAGACTGGATGCGGCAATGTTAAAACTGATTGCGCCAGACTACAAAGAACGCACAGTTTATGTATGTGGGCCAAACCCATTTATGGAATCGGTCAACGACTTACTCGAAAGCATCGACTTCCCGATGCAAAACTACTACGAAGAAAGCTTCGGCCCGCCCCGGAAAAAAGTCAAAAAAACCCCAGCAACCGCTCCCGCACCAGTAGAAGTTGCTGCGTCTCCAGGTGCCAAAGGGCTACGCGAAATGCTTGGCAAAATCTCGACCGAAGCAGCACCAGTCCAAGATTTGGGAGCGCGTGTGGCCACAACCCCAGTAGCAGCATCAGTTCCCGTTTCTCCCGCCCCAGCATCTTCTAGCAAAACCCTGATAGTTTTCTCCAAATCAGGTAAAGAGGTAGCTTGCGATGGCGAAGAAACTATCCTCGATATGGCTGACCAAGAAGGCGTAAAAATCCGTAGTAGTTGCCGTTCTGGGGTTTGTGGGACTTGCAAAAAACGGAAATTAGAAGGCGATGTTAAAATGGAAGGCTATGATCCCGAAGCCTTAGAAGAAAGTGAAATTAAAGAAGGCTATGTCT